A stretch of the Planctomycetota bacterium genome encodes the following:
- a CDS encoding 3-oxoacyl-ACP reductase family protein, which produces MKDLEGKVALVTGGSRGIGAAISKRLAERGAAVAVNYSGSKDRAESVAADINDAGGRAVAVQGDVSDPASVESMFRAVEQAFGPDLDILVNNAGVFELQGLHEATLADFDKTVGVNVRGVFDVTRHAAAKLRDGGRIITTGSCMGDRAMLPGAAIYSMSKAAVAGLTRGWAHDLAGRGITVNCVQPGPIDTEMNPDSDENPASGMMKDITALKRYGTADEVASLVSFLAGPESQYVTGQTLTIDGGVNA; this is translated from the coding sequence ATGAAGGATCTGGAGGGCAAGGTCGCGCTGGTCACCGGGGGCTCGCGGGGCATCGGGGCGGCGATCTCGAAGCGGCTGGCCGAGCGGGGCGCCGCCGTGGCCGTCAACTACTCGGGCAGCAAGGACCGGGCCGAATCGGTCGCGGCCGACATCAACGACGCCGGCGGCCGGGCCGTCGCCGTCCAGGGCGACGTCTCGGACCCCGCCTCGGTCGAGTCGATGTTCAGGGCCGTCGAGCAGGCCTTCGGGCCCGACCTCGACATCCTGGTCAACAACGCGGGCGTGTTCGAGCTGCAGGGCCTGCACGAGGCCACGCTGGCCGACTTCGACAAGACCGTGGGCGTCAACGTCCGCGGCGTGTTCGACGTCACCCGCCATGCCGCCGCCAAGCTCCGCGACGGCGGCCGCATCATCACCACGGGCAGCTGCATGGGCGATCGCGCCATGCTCCCCGGGGCGGCCATCTACTCGATGAGCAAGGCCGCCGTCGCCGGCCTGACCCGCGGCTGGGCCCACGATCTCGCCGGCCGCGGCATCACCGTGAACTGCGTGCAGCCCGGGCCCATCGATACCGAGATGAACCCCGATTCGGACGAGAATCCCGCGTCGGGCATGATGAAGGACATCACCGCGCTCAAGCGGTACGGCACCGCCGACGAGGTTGCCAGCCTCGTGTCCTTCCTCGCCGGCCCGGAGAGCCAGTACGTCACCGGGCAGACGCTCACCATCGACGGCGGCGTCAACGCCTAG
- a CDS encoding TetR/AcrR family transcriptional regulator, producing the protein MGRGRPRSFDEDQVLDAALEMFVANGYDGVCVAAICDRTGVAPQSLYNAFGDKAALYQRVLERYGGLTHAPAVEALLAEPDPLVALRRFASGFARHASTCDGCLFARVMAEAEPDREDAKLAQASTARLRKALRARAREAADAGRLPDGADPGAVADTLLALAVGVAVVSRGGMPAAVVKGCVREGLRLLGDLGGSG; encoded by the coding sequence ATGGGACGTGGCCGCCCCCGCAGCTTCGACGAGGATCAGGTGCTCGATGCCGCCCTGGAGATGTTCGTGGCCAACGGCTACGACGGCGTCTGCGTGGCGGCCATCTGCGACCGCACGGGCGTCGCGCCGCAGAGCCTGTACAACGCCTTCGGCGACAAGGCCGCCCTCTACCAGCGGGTGCTCGAGCGGTACGGCGGGCTGACGCACGCCCCGGCCGTCGAGGCGCTGCTGGCCGAGCCCGACCCGCTTGTGGCGCTGCGGCGCTTCGCCTCGGGCTTCGCGAGGCACGCGAGCACCTGCGACGGCTGCCTGTTCGCCCGCGTGATGGCCGAGGCCGAGCCCGACCGCGAGGACGCCAAGCTGGCGCAGGCGTCGACGGCGCGCCTCCGCAAGGCCTTGCGCGCGCGGGCCCGGGAGGCCGCCGACGCCGGGCGATTGCCCGATGGTGCCGACCCGGGCGCCGTGGCCGACACGCTGCTCGCCCTGGCGGTCGGGGTGGCGGTGGTCTCTCGGGGCGGCATGCCGGCCGCGGTCGTCAAGGGCTGCGTTCGCGAGGGGCTCCGGCTGCTCGGTGATCTCGGTGGATCGGGCTAG
- a CDS encoding GC-type dockerin domain-anchored protein: MSSKCLFLLPVVLAFAPAVVAQEATFDGFDAGFLGREFTDGGITFSENLWFPGGGMVRFAATAGGGTLGGDPFFSAPNVMTTGGWSTGSVLGFTRTHQWIATTGEPVNAARVDVWYNAGTSWAGTEVSLEGILDGEVVVSDTFIHPGSGAPFAHARLEIAGRTFTEMRFICRGGTVAGELDGILAVFDNVAMFDDFACPADIDGDGELTLFDFLAFQNLFDAGDPAADFDGDGSLTLFDFLAFQNAFDAGCA, encoded by the coding sequence ATGTCGTCCAAGTGCCTCTTCTTGCTGCCGGTGGTCCTGGCATTCGCGCCCGCCGTCGTCGCCCAGGAAGCCACGTTCGATGGCTTCGACGCCGGCTTTCTCGGACGTGAGTTTACCGATGGCGGCATCACCTTCTCGGAGAACCTCTGGTTCCCCGGCGGCGGCATGGTGCGGTTCGCCGCGACGGCCGGCGGCGGCACGCTCGGCGGCGATCCGTTCTTCTCGGCCCCCAACGTCATGACGACGGGCGGCTGGTCGACCGGCAGCGTGCTGGGCTTCACGCGCACCCATCAGTGGATCGCGACCACCGGCGAGCCCGTGAATGCCGCCCGCGTCGACGTGTGGTACAACGCCGGCACGAGCTGGGCGGGCACCGAGGTCTCGCTCGAGGGCATCCTGGATGGCGAGGTCGTCGTGAGCGACACGTTCATCCATCCCGGCTCGGGGGCGCCCTTCGCGCACGCGCGCCTCGAGATCGCCGGCCGCACCTTCACGGAGATGCGCTTCATCTGCCGTGGCGGCACCGTTGCCGGCGAGCTCGACGGCATCCTCGCGGTGTTCGATAACGTCGCGATGTTCGACGATTTCGCCTGCCCGGCGGACATCGACGGTGACGGCGAGCTGACGCTGTTCGACTTCTTGGCGTTCCAGAACCTCTTCGACGCCGGCGATCCGGCCGCCGACTTCGACGGCGACGGCAGCCTCACCCTCTTCGATTTCCTCGCGTTCCAGAATGCCTTCGACGCGGGCTGCGCCTAG
- a CDS encoding SelL-related redox protein, which produces MSRHRGQSGRWARRWLIAAGVYNLAWGAIVIALPNLIFDVVGMEPPRYPQIWQCVGMIVGVYGIGYLAASTDYRRHWPIVLVGFLGKIFGPIGFAAAVAKGELPPAFGATILTNDLIWWVPFGMMLWDAAKARHEPAGDAPSLDDALAAATDQHGRSLADITEERPTLALLIRHSGCTFCKEGLSDLARQRSTIESAGVGIAIVGMSAPETLAEVSGRYGLADAHLISDPDRDVYRALDLGRGSLVQLFGPLVWWRGLLATLRGHGVGALDGDGFQMPGAFVLHRRRVIRAFRHRTAADRPDLAALACQAPAATA; this is translated from the coding sequence ATGTCCAGACACAGGGGCCAATCGGGGCGGTGGGCACGCCGCTGGCTGATCGCCGCGGGCGTCTACAACCTCGCATGGGGCGCGATCGTCATCGCGCTGCCCAACCTCATCTTCGACGTCGTGGGGATGGAGCCCCCCCGCTACCCGCAGATCTGGCAGTGCGTGGGCATGATCGTCGGCGTGTACGGCATCGGCTACCTGGCCGCCTCGACCGACTATCGCAGGCACTGGCCCATCGTGCTCGTGGGCTTCCTCGGCAAGATCTTCGGCCCCATCGGCTTCGCGGCAGCGGTCGCGAAGGGCGAGCTGCCGCCGGCCTTCGGCGCGACGATCCTGACCAACGACCTCATCTGGTGGGTGCCCTTCGGCATGATGCTGTGGGACGCCGCCAAGGCCCGGCACGAGCCGGCCGGCGATGCGCCGTCGCTCGACGATGCCCTCGCCGCGGCTACCGACCAGCACGGCCGCTCGCTGGCGGACATCACCGAGGAGCGGCCGACGCTGGCGCTGCTCATCCGCCACTCGGGCTGCACGTTCTGCAAGGAAGGGCTTTCGGACCTCGCGCGGCAGCGGAGCACGATCGAGTCGGCCGGCGTTGGCATCGCGATCGTGGGCATGAGTGCGCCCGAAACGCTGGCCGAGGTGAGCGGTCGCTACGGCCTGGCCGACGCGCACCTCATCAGCGATCCGGATCGCGACGTCTACCGGGCCCTTGACCTCGGCCGCGGTTCGTTGGTTCAGCTCTTCGGGCCGCTGGTGTGGTGGCGTGGGCTGCTCGCCACGCTGCGGGGGCACGGAGTGGGCGCCCTCGATGGCGACGGCTTCCAGATGCCCGGCGCCTTCGTGCTGCACCGGCGGCGCGTGATCCGGGCCTTCCGTCATCGGACGGCGGCGGATCGGCCCGACCTCGCGGCCCTGGCCTGCCAAGCGCCGGCGGCCACGGCGTGA
- a CDS encoding complex I subunit 1 family protein: protein MLDFLTAQLLVSVTLFAVMVHVILGAAGYFTYAERKISAYIQDRIGPNRTGFDLGLPFLKFLKGPRLLGLGQPLADGLKFLVKEDYTPHNVDKVLFTLAPAIVVIPALIGFAVIPWGGLLELPTFTIPIINHTVQGGIVEVAALPVNVGVIYLVAIGSLGVYGVTLGGWASNNKYSFLGGLRATAQMIAYELPLGISLLCVVVLVGSLLPLDIIRYQMENGWLILSQPIAAVIFFIAALAEANRAPFDNAEAEQELVGGFHTEYCSMRFALFFLAEYAHLATSAAFFALLFLGGFQAIPGVADPFTSPEATGVLAVLAKIGVFMGKVVAIVLFMMLVRWTLPRMRYDQVMSTAWQGLIPISLVVLVATAIAVYFGVPTGIAHVALMLGVNLVLAAGIYAVMTRLPKPRGNHKIQLAGSRFSPLPGERVVTGPRDALALEDRPVEGTISTA from the coding sequence ATGCTCGACTTCCTCACCGCCCAGCTCCTCGTCAGCGTCACGCTCTTCGCCGTGATGGTGCACGTCATCCTCGGGGCCGCCGGCTACTTCACCTACGCCGAGCGGAAGATCAGCGCCTACATCCAGGACCGCATCGGCCCCAACCGCACCGGCTTCGACCTGGGCCTGCCCTTCCTGAAGTTCCTCAAGGGGCCGCGGCTGCTGGGCCTGGGCCAGCCCCTGGCCGACGGGCTCAAGTTCCTCGTCAAGGAGGACTACACGCCCCACAACGTCGACAAGGTGCTGTTCACGCTGGCGCCGGCCATCGTGGTCATCCCGGCCCTCATCGGCTTCGCGGTCATCCCCTGGGGCGGGCTGCTGGAGCTGCCGACCTTCACCATCCCGATCATCAACCACACGGTCCAGGGCGGCATCGTCGAGGTCGCCGCCCTGCCGGTGAACGTCGGCGTGATCTACCTGGTCGCGATCGGCTCGCTGGGCGTCTACGGCGTCACGCTGGGCGGCTGGGCGAGCAACAACAAGTACTCGTTCCTGGGCGGGCTGCGGGCGACGGCCCAGATGATCGCCTACGAGCTGCCGCTGGGCATCAGCCTGCTGTGCGTCGTCGTCCTGGTGGGCAGCCTGCTGCCGCTGGACATCATCCGCTACCAGATGGAGAACGGCTGGCTCATCCTCAGCCAGCCGATCGCGGCGGTCATCTTCTTCATCGCCGCGCTGGCCGAGGCCAACCGCGCCCCCTTCGACAACGCCGAGGCCGAGCAGGAACTCGTCGGCGGCTTCCACACCGAGTACTGCTCGATGCGCTTCGCGCTGTTCTTCCTGGCCGAGTACGCCCACCTCGCAACGAGCGCGGCGTTCTTCGCCCTGCTGTTCCTGGGCGGCTTCCAGGCGATCCCGGGCGTGGCCGACCCGTTCACGAGCCCCGAAGCAACTGGCGTGCTGGCGGTGCTAGCCAAGATCGGCGTCTTCATGGGCAAGGTCGTGGCCATCGTGCTGTTCATGATGCTCGTCCGCTGGACGCTGCCCCGCATGCGGTACGACCAGGTCATGAGCACCGCGTGGCAGGGCCTGATCCCGATCTCGCTGGTCGTGCTCGTGGCGACCGCGATTGCCGTCTACTTCGGCGTGCCCACGGGCATCGCCCACGTCGCCCTCATGCTCGGCGTGAACCTCGTGCTGGCGGCGGGCATCTACGCGGTCATGACCAGGCTGCCCAAGCCCCGGGGCAACCACAAGATCCAGCTGGCCGGCTCGCGGTTCAGCCCGCTGCCCGGCGAGCGGGTCGTCACCGGTCCCCGCGACGCCCTCGCCCTGGAGGACCGCCCGGTCGAGGGCACGATCTCGACGGCGTAA
- a CDS encoding right-handed parallel beta-helix repeat-containing protein — protein MCIAAGNTLATESECLQCPAKDDTVVFYVDAAAQPAQGSIPVPWMYHMNRIDRPVETIADARNLVRNIKATCSPLEYHIRVDIRAGTYPPATTNSTNPLPEPLEFTAMDSGAEDYPVIYRAYSPSAGNYESVLISGGIELTDWTTQSPAGGDRWWTQTLPSGWATTDFKDPLMPRDLYIDNARATRAREPDEGDLPLTSGFARIDGPIYDLPELGDTVTEADKAMNEYALSAAHLFPEPDSGPRAYTPYRGTECVMRNAGSWISHRQYVREIDPDPASGTTYIRLHDMLGVPEQIGVFVYEDDTSVCRYATEIYLENAKEFMDEPYEWWFNPQQSGDPAAPGYPDDRLWVILPGAQVPPGPHSEVANTTIVIPYAPQLFVLDGASHVQFVQLNFAHTHQELPRPQPFSDLLGGQKVVEVDCGGMSGCDFSLVNRSQVDLAKVDYPLLGWFERMRSFEFYRTKPPAAACADQTLADPDLRYRLDGAIRIVNGSNIEIRRCRVAHTGGSAVVMENGADHQVRQNEMFDVGASAIVACRLNLQSNNCHLVSQSLAEVPRRFDIADNFVYHVGQTFLSSPAVFSGWTAAETDPPTFACPDDCSYIHYNYFNETPAEAISSGFTPGDNPALNRPQSRGIRINHNIVRNATLLLDDMAGIVLMRDGDLSRVGANVVFQDPAVSVDGKRGIYTDGKSQFADQTYIPTFTGWQIADNLLWGYHTPFAMNTSYTCPEFNDWDGNYTEQVTPGIKCRKCDFSEASQPECSNDGEDGSPCAAHEIQFCRDSDCGNGFLRPDWPHLKFDEFAMPTRYIYNQHLAVPGTGSGHRGLVAQDLVDDAGPRSTHHAFLYTDFESLIHPTNPPATNRTPPAP, from the coding sequence ATGTGCATTGCTGCCGGGAACACGCTGGCAACCGAGTCGGAGTGCCTCCAGTGTCCGGCAAAGGACGATACCGTCGTTTTCTATGTCGATGCCGCAGCGCAGCCGGCCCAGGGCTCCATTCCCGTGCCCTGGATGTACCACATGAATCGCATTGATCGTCCGGTGGAGACGATCGCAGACGCCCGGAATCTCGTCCGCAACATAAAGGCCACGTGCTCCCCGCTGGAGTACCACATCCGCGTCGACATCCGAGCAGGCACATACCCGCCGGCCACGACAAACTCCACCAATCCGCTGCCGGAACCACTCGAATTTACGGCAATGGACTCGGGGGCCGAGGACTATCCGGTGATCTACCGGGCGTACAGCCCGAGTGCGGGCAACTACGAGAGTGTGTTGATCTCGGGCGGCATCGAACTCACGGACTGGACGACGCAGTCCCCCGCCGGCGGTGACCGGTGGTGGACCCAGACGCTGCCGTCCGGATGGGCGACGACGGACTTCAAGGACCCGCTCATGCCGCGCGACCTGTACATCGACAATGCACGCGCGACCCGTGCGCGCGAACCGGACGAGGGCGACCTTCCGCTCACGTCCGGCTTCGCGCGCATCGATGGTCCCATCTACGATCTACCCGAGCTGGGCGACACCGTGACCGAGGCCGACAAGGCCATGAACGAATATGCCCTTTCGGCGGCGCACCTGTTCCCCGAGCCAGACTCCGGCCCACGGGCATACACGCCATACCGAGGCACCGAATGCGTTATGCGCAACGCAGGGTCGTGGATATCGCACCGTCAGTACGTCCGCGAGATTGACCCGGACCCGGCATCCGGGACGACCTACATCCGCTTGCATGACATGCTCGGCGTGCCCGAGCAGATTGGCGTATTCGTGTACGAGGACGACACCAGCGTGTGCCGGTACGCGACCGAGATCTACCTTGAGAATGCCAAGGAGTTCATGGACGAGCCCTACGAATGGTGGTTCAACCCGCAGCAGAGCGGTGACCCCGCGGCTCCCGGATACCCCGACGATCGACTCTGGGTGATTCTCCCCGGTGCCCAGGTACCGCCCGGCCCGCACTCGGAAGTCGCCAACACGACGATCGTCATCCCGTATGCTCCGCAGTTGTTCGTGCTAGACGGCGCATCCCACGTGCAGTTTGTCCAGCTCAATTTCGCTCATACCCACCAGGAGTTGCCGAGGCCACAGCCGTTCAGCGATTTGCTCGGCGGCCAGAAGGTAGTGGAGGTAGACTGCGGCGGCATGAGCGGCTGCGACTTCTCTCTGGTCAATCGCAGCCAGGTCGATCTGGCAAAGGTCGACTACCCGCTCCTGGGCTGGTTCGAGCGCATGCGGAGCTTCGAGTTCTATCGAACGAAACCCCCCGCCGCGGCGTGCGCGGACCAGACCCTCGCCGACCCGGACCTGCGATACCGACTCGACGGCGCCATCCGGATCGTTAATGGCAGCAACATCGAGATCCGGCGCTGCCGCGTCGCGCACACCGGGGGGAGCGCCGTCGTGATGGAGAACGGCGCGGATCACCAGGTGCGGCAGAACGAGATGTTCGACGTGGGTGCCAGCGCAATCGTGGCGTGCCGCCTCAATCTTCAATCGAACAACTGCCATCTTGTGTCACAGTCGCTCGCCGAGGTGCCCAGGAGGTTCGACATCGCGGACAACTTCGTCTACCACGTCGGGCAGACCTTCCTGTCGAGTCCGGCGGTGTTCAGCGGATGGACGGCGGCCGAGACCGACCCGCCCACGTTCGCGTGCCCGGACGACTGCTCGTACATCCACTACAACTACTTCAACGAGACGCCCGCGGAGGCGATCAGCTCCGGTTTCACGCCCGGTGACAACCCGGCACTGAACCGCCCGCAATCTCGCGGCATCCGCATCAATCACAACATCGTGCGGAACGCCACGCTCTTACTGGACGATATGGCCGGGATCGTGCTCATGCGGGATGGCGATCTATCGCGAGTTGGGGCGAACGTCGTCTTCCAGGATCCGGCAGTGTCCGTCGACGGGAAGCGAGGCATCTACACGGACGGCAAGTCGCAGTTTGCAGACCAGACCTACATACCAACGTTCACGGGTTGGCAGATCGCAGACAATCTCCTGTGGGGATACCACACGCCGTTCGCCATGAACACCTCGTACACCTGTCCGGAGTTCAACGACTGGGACGGCAACTACACGGAGCAGGTGACGCCCGGAATCAAGTGCAGGAAGTGCGACTTCAGTGAAGCGTCGCAGCCAGAGTGCTCGAATGATGGAGAAGATGGCAGCCCCTGTGCGGCCCACGAGATCCAGTTCTGCAGGGATAGCGACTGCGGCAACGGCTTCCTCCGGCCGGACTGGCCTCATCTCAAGTTCGATGAGTTCGCGATGCCGACGCGCTACATCTACAACCAGCACCTGGCGGTGCCGGGCACCGGCTCGGGCCACCGAGGCCTAGTCGCTCAGGACTTGGTCGACGACGCAGGTCCGAGATCGACCCACCACGCGTTCCTCTACACCGACTTCGAGTCGCTGATCCACCCGACCAACCCACCGGCAACCAACCGCACCCCGCCGGCGCCGTAG